Within the Oryzias melastigma strain HK-1 linkage group LG8, ASM292280v2, whole genome shotgun sequence genome, the region GTTTTCACTGCATCACATAAAGTTGAACTCTTTCTCTGACATTTAGCAGCTTTATTGGCTATTTTATGaaagaatatttcttttttcatcagtCATTTTAGTAATTCGTAAAAAAATAGATGGAAAAAGAGTCTGGGGGGAATGTTTTGATGGAGATGATccacttcctgtcattttttGGAGGAATGTTGACACAATGCTGCCACCTGGtggaaaaataattgatttgcttaattaaaatagttttaaaacttttgtgcttcaatatattattatattattatagtatttgtatttttgagaaACGGTATATGATCAAAAGAGTTGTATAACTgttattgctttgtttttctgtatttttatgctGAAAGTGTGGTTTGTTTGCTTAGTTCTCCTTTCCTATCAAATGTCACAATTTTGTGAGATTAGATGATGATAATGAAGGGAGTCTTCCTCTTTTAGGTCTTAGTTTGACTGGAATCtgtcttaaaatgtaaatatccaTCAGTTATATCTTCTTGGTGCTGAAAAAACGTTaagattttaaacaaacaaacaaacaaaaaaaataatataatgaattttttttaggGATGAAAACATGAATCTTTCTGAGTAAACTTGGTGCTGTTTCCGAGAGTTAATTCtgcaactttttcttctttatcaagtttttctcttgttcttttagttgatttttggGCCTTTCTTGTTTAGTTCATTGATTTATCATTCTTTACTTCAGCTTCTTGAtattgaaaacatttcagtctttttttccatcttttatttgaaacagttgaaatatttttcaggttttgagtttcatttttaaatgtattcatcatttttgttaagtaagtcatttctgtgttttagttTGGTGCAAATCACTACATTTCCCATGAGCACCATGACATCACATCTTTGTATTGACTGCTTGGAGCTTTTTTAGTTTGGAAAGTTTGACGTCACAGTGTGTTtgcaaaatataaagaaaatatagaatttttaggctaaaattaaatattttaaaaaatttgatcagaacacagaaaaaaaaaaactttttagcatctttgtgttttaatccgttttaaaagttataaatcaTGCTAACTTTAAgctttaatattatattttttctagaagttttgatcatttaaaatccAGCGAACTGAACTGATggatcaaataataaaacagcatgATCTGAGTTTGTTTGGACctctaaaaacaatatttaataaagtgTCCACATATGTGCAGAGAGCAGGTTCAGTGGAGCGTCCCGCGGTTGCCCAGTAGCAGGTATTCCTTCACGGAGCGGGGAATGTCCAGATGTTCGATTCCTGAGTGAAAGCCGGCTCCCAGATGCAGACGCAGCGCGCAGCGACAGAGATGCTGCAGGGAGCGAGGCTGACCACTGCGCCGACACACCAGGTCAAAGAAAGCCCGGTGCTCCTGGGGCAGAAAACACTCTATATCAAGGAGGACAGGGGGGGTGAATAAAGAGGGAGAGAACATTCACCTCATAGAGTTCAGCGGGAAGCGACTCCATCCATTCACAGGGAGGAACGCTGGTGTAGGAGTTCAGCAGCACCTCCAGAGTGTCAGGAGAGACCAGACACTGTTTCAGCATCTGGAGAGAAAACCGAcgatcatttttaatgaattatttagattttaaaccaaactttaaaaggcttttagttgattttatcTTATTATCTGCTGCTGTTTATCATACAAAGTGTAATTTCCATCATTTTaggtgtttgttttgtgtgctAGCAGGAACCTTTGGCGGGACAGGATGAGCTCCATGGTTCAAAAGTGACTGAGCTATGGCCTCCGGTTGCTGGTTTGGGTAATCCTCCACCACCTTAAAGGCAAACAAAGCAGACTTTATCCTAGCAGCTGAGTTAAAACGAGCACAGAGTCCGTCTTCTACCTGCAGCAGACAGTCCAGCGGCGTGTATCCTGCAGAGTTTTCTGTGTCGGCCTTTGCTCCGTGCTTCAGGAGGACTTCTACAATCCTCGGGCAGCAGTTGGCGCAGGCGTTGTGCAGAGGCGTGTGCTGCTTCCTGCCGGCGGTTCGGGGGTCGGCGCCTGCTCCGAGCAGCTTCTGGACCACTCGGAGGAACCTCCCGGCCTCGGAGGGCCTCTCTGCTCCGGAGCAGGCCGCATTCAGGGGAGTCTCGCCCTCTTGGTTTGTGGCAGAGACGTCCGCTCCATGGCTGAGGAAGTGCTCCACGTGCTCCTCCAGGCCACGGCGGGCGGCCACGTGCAGAGGTGTGAGTCTGGACTCTCTCATTCTCACGTTGACATCTGCGTCTGCTTCCAGCAGCAGGTGAGCACagcttcaaaacagaaaaaaatccttttttttctaatttatcatttcaaaactctttttctGCATCTTCCTGACTCACTGGAGTGACTCAGCAGAGGAGCAGAGGTGCAGAGGAGCACTCCCGTCTGCTGCCAGCAGCTCAGGATCGGCTCCATgagacagcagcagctgcacgCACACTGAGTGGCTGCCTGCGCAGGCGTCGTGGAGAGCCGTGCAGCCTCCAGGGTCGGCGTTCACCTCTGCTCCCCGgaacagcagctcctccacaCACGCTGCGTGCCCTCTGCCAGCAGCCAGGCGTAAAGCTGAGGTCTGCTTCACTTTGGAGGTTAGAGTCCACAGGCCTGACGGAGGAGCAGACGTGCAGCCAGGTTGTTTGTATCATAAGAAGACTGTGACCTTTAGAGGTCATACCCATCTCTGGAGTCCACACCATCTCCTCGTGAGCCGTCTCCATCAGGGCGTTGACCATCGCCGGGTCCTTCAGGACGGCGTACACCCCCTTCATGTCTCCATACATGAAGGTGTTGTGGATGGCTGTGTCCCTGCAGTGGATCTGAGGTGGAGGGGCTCGAACTTCTTGGAGGCGCTGTTGTCTAGGAGGAGGTCTGGGGGCCCGGGGTAGAGGAGCACTCACCATGGCTCTCCTCTGAGCCAAAGCTCGACGGGCATCTTCCCACTCCTGAAAATCCTGTTCCAGTCTGAGCGAGCGCagggaggtggaggagaagGGAAATGTGTGCTTTGACATTCCACCTTAAGGCAGACAAACACACGACATCACAGGGAGTCAGTTCACTGCATTTCACATCAGCAGAGGTAGAGAAGCTTATTTCACTGCCTGTTTTGTTTATGAAAGACAGATAAGGTCAGTAAGGTCAATATCAAGACATACTTTTACTCACCATTTACTGCAAAATCCTTGGTTCAAAAGTACACAGAGTTCAAATACTTCCTCAAAGTATGCTGGGATCTAAAAGTGAAAGCTTTTCTTCTGTGGGCTCAGCTCAGTCACAAGTTGCTACAGTAAAGGTCCAGATGGAGATAATATTAGAGCAGAAGGAAAGTTGATACCTGCGATTCCTCTTGtggccacaagagggcagcatcgaTGAAGCCTCACGTTACACGACCTGAGACATATTCAACTCtgaattttgcttaaaattctgtaataaattaatattggtAATCTTTGggatataaaatgttttgtttttagcaaaaagcaccTCAGAAACTGGCTCTTAACAGCAAACTTGCTGACTTTTCTCTCCCCCTTTATCTGATCAatgcaaatatgtattttatattaactttattattttgcaatacatttatttaaattaatttttttcatgattgtatttttacaatataatgttaattgctgtttttaattgttgttgttgttgtttttttttagcttttaaggtAGAAAAATTTAACATGTCAAgggacaacagataaaaaatagccCCTGGGTGAATTCTGGCTCATTGCAGGAATGCTTCAAATGTGAACTGTCCcggagaaatgaataaaaaaaaaaaacaaatttaattaattaaattattttgtaaattagCCGATTAGTAAACACTCTTCTCCATATCCGAAATCAAAGAactgattatttaaataaaaaaagtatattagtTATTAGGTTTTCAAAAGTCTTtcacaataaatataaatgacaaaagtattttcgttattaggtttttataagagtttttcttgcttaaaatacattttaaaagtgtattcGTTTTTAGGTTTTCAAATGAATCTTtagcagtaaaaataaataaaaagtacaacTATTTCAcggtatataaaaaataaataaattaataaattaaaaaaaagttgattctaCCCGGAGCTGACGTCACTTCCTACATAGCGTGCTCCTTTACGTCATGACGTCGCTTTTGAACATGGTGGCGCGGCGGCTGCATCTTAGGATCTGAAGGGTTGCTCGTCGATTTCTGGTCGTTTTTTCGTTTCTAGAGGAAACACATCGACTCTCTGGTGTTGGTTCGGGTTGGATGGTATTCAGAATTCGCTCGTTATGTTTGTCTGAACTTAGTTATCGCAGTTTTCATCGCGATATCTCATGACGGCCATGGTAAGTTATTCAACCAAACACCAGCAGCTAAGGAGGCTAACTTATAAAAACAGAGAGATTGATCGTTGAATTTGTCGCTAAACGGATTTCAGGCTGCTGTTGCAATGCATTCTGGGTAAACACTTTGATGCTGTTTCATTGCAGACCTGCAGACTGGGGGGGCTGTTCAGCTTGGATGAAGACTTTGATGATGAGGtgacacacatgaacacacctGGTTTACCTGTTGGATCACAGCACGCTACTCCTCTGTGAGTGACGGATTCTCTCTGTGTTTCCAGGATGTTCTCGGGACTGATTGGAGCGCCGGATCCACCTCTAAGGCCGCCAGCGTTGTAGCCACAGAGCAGGAAGAAAGCCGTGGCAGTCCACCGCCGGCGTGTGATGGGACGATATCGAGTACACTCAGGACTGCTGCACAAAACCCCGCTTTGGGTCTCAGACAGATCCCCTCCACCAGCCGGGTTCTCCGACCCCCTCTGGTTTCTCCAAATAACTCTCAGCAGGATTTGGCATCACAGAACCACACTAACCCCAAAAGCTTTCAGAGATCCTCCCCAGATCTGGAGGATTTCGATGACTGGGATGTCGATTTTGCAGACTTGGATGAATTTGACAGGTCGACGAAGCCgccgccgcctcctcctcctcctgcagaacCCTCATCCTCGACCAAAACACTGCGACCGTCTGCTTTAAGGAGTAATGCTCCTCCTGATAGGACGTTTGGAGAGCACAGGACTTCTGGATTGCCTGGTTCTACTGCGGCACCACGGAGCCTCCCTGCACCTTCACATCCCCCTCAGACTCCTGCGGTTCTCCGGAGTCTCACTGGACCTTCACATCCCCCTCAGACTCCTGCGGTTCTCCGGAGTCTCGCTGGACCTTCACATCCCCCTCAGACTCCTGGAACTTCTCCCGCTTCCAGCAGCTTTTCCCGAATACTTCCCAACCCTCAGCAGACGCACAAACCATGGACAACTCCCCGCGCCTCCCCTCAGGCCCGCGGACTCTTTGAAACGGTCTCTCCTTCAGTGCCCGCCTCCCCTCACAGTCCCCACCCCCTGCACACCCCCATCCTCACCAACCGCCTGGTCCAGCTGGTGTCCGCGTCCAGCAAGCTCCCCAAGAAGAGACCTCGCTCGGAATCCCGCCAGCCGAGAACGCGGCGTTTTCCGGGTCCTGCAGGACTTCTGCCGCAGCAGGTCAGACCcccacagaaaaacaataaacaaacaaactaaataaaagcagctGCTTTGGTTTCTCGATTCTTATTGGAGTTTTGTTTGTCAGCCTCAGGGGCAGAACCTGGACCAGATTGTGGTTTCTGTTCCTCAGACGCCCGCTCACGGGGCGGCAGCTCGACCGCCGAGCCAGGTAAGGACACGCATGCACAGGTATGCCAACAGAACACAAGAAAATCAGCATTTAATCTACTGTAACAGCTGCTCTCCAAGATcaaactgacagaagaaactcagtcagaaagaaaatgtttcctaaaaCACTCGTTCCTTACTCTGTCCAGTCCAAGAATGATTACTTCCGTTCGTTTTTAAGAGGATCCGTTCTTCTGATCCCGTCTCTCTCCAGGTTTTCTATTAGTTGCTGTTGACTGCTGGGATTTTTAATTCTCTGCAGGAGATTTATCCGAGCAGGTTCAAAGCGACGCTTCCTTTCACTGCATGCTTTTCATTTAAGAGATCAACACCGTTTCCATCTGTGAACCCATCCCTCACTCTGCTTACACACTCAAAACTCATTGAGaggaaaaatatggatttatttagAATTCAATTTGCAAACATCGGCACTCTTTAGCCGTGTTTGCACCAACAGGACcgtttggttttatttcctcCTCATTATCGTTTTCTTTTGACGCTTCACTGCTCTCCATTACAGCAGACTGTTCCTCTGAGTGGCGGTAATAATGCTGCAGTGGTGGCAGGTGCTGGTATGCACCATGTTTTCAACCTGCACCTCCAAAATGGTGCCTTCAGGGAACCCTGGGATGTTGTAGGTttattaaagatccactctgatcatcttttgatctattttctatttctatttttttctattttttttttttaaccatgaatTAGCAGTTTTGTCACGAATATGATCTTTtacaaactatatattttttttgtcgactcctaattcacaacaatttgagttaAGAAACTattagaaatgcaaatttatgcttaattttcttgagaaaaaacatgttagaaatacagaaaacacaattttcatgtcAGTAAATTTGAGGCAAAGTCCTAATGTGCGAATATTTCGGCGCCACTTTGATGAAtcacaagaattttttttaaatagtttttttctccttatttaTCCATAAATTAGTGGGATTATTTGTTTTGGAGAaaaagttgaaactgaaaaaaagttacagtattattttaaggctttttacGAAATAAGAgtcttgctttttttcctttttaatacCTTTATTTAGCCAAGTGAGCTTTTAAGAACATGTTCGTATTTACAATAATGACCTGGAAAAGTTGtgcataaaaaagcaaacaaatatgAATTTTGATGATTATTATCATCATTTGAGTTAATGatctgtgtaaatgtgtgttccGAACATTCGGGAATTTTATCAGTTAAAATCCGTTTCACAGTGAAGTTCAGAGTCAGACGCACTAAATTTAATCAGTTATAGTTTAAAAGAttcacagaaacttttcttcatcACTTTTTCCAACCCCAAGATGCCAAGTAAATAAAGCAGGAGTTTTCTTCATCCCGAAACTTTTCTCTTAAGTGCTTCAGGCGCTCGTCCATCTTGCAGCAGCACTGCCTGAAACGCACTTGAAGGTTTTCCTCCTCATGAAGGAGTGTGAACTTCCGTCTCCTCAGCAGGTGGAAGCGTCCTTTTTCTCAAaccggagctgctgctgctgctgctgctggtgtgaAGTTCGCTAACGATTCGTGCCGACTTCCTGTTTCTGAAGCTCGGCTGAAGGCGGTTCGTGTGCAAACGTCTTTCTGTTTCAGGCCTCCTGCTCGCAGACGGAGGAAGAGGAGTTCAGCGCTGGAGGCTGGGCTGCCATGAAGGCAGAGATGGGACTGGATGAGAGGAACCCCTCCTGCTTCCTGCACAGCTACAGCGTGGTCATGGTGCTCCGAAAGGTGAACCCCCCCCCCTGTTTTTAAACGGGATTCATCCTCCTCCATCACCGCCCGCGTGGCGGCTGGAGGTCTGCCGGCATAATCGGGACAGATGAGGGCGCAGCGCTGAAGGGCGGAGTCTGTttgatgatgaactgcaggaTGGTTCATCCGTCACACTAATGGAGGCTGCGGTTGTTGTGGTCGGTTTGTCTTTGTGAACGCTGTGAGTCTGCTTGGACCAAACAAACTGTAACCTGTGGAGTTTAATCAAACACTTGGaacaatgtgaaaaatgatCTTCACATAAACCTGCAAATGACTGATTGGGTTTGGATTCTGTTCACTGCAGACGAACAGCTCCGAAAATCAcacattacatttttagtttcacTAGCAAATGTTCTCCCCCCTTCAGAGTGCTGTGTCCACGCTCTGAAGGTTTGTGTCCTTCGTTTTATTGCAGGCGGCGCTCAAACAGCTGGCGAGGAACAAAGTGCCAAACATGGCCGTCCTGCTGAAGAGCATCATCCACACAAACGCTGACGCCAAAGCCGTGTTCAGAGACCCGACAGGTAACTAACAACACCCCCATGCTGGGAATtaacaggtgtgtttgagatcactcagcacctcgcctgcatcgtcggtgAGATCAGGCGGCTGCAGGCAGGAGCAGAGAAAGGCATTCTGTTGAATTTTATTATGCCACTCCTCCTTAGTATGATCTGTGGTgttatgtcttttatattatttttaacatctgtcagttaaaacagataaaaaatagccACTGGATGAATTTCATGTGCACCGTcccaaataaaatatgaattaaaggTAATTTTAAAGGCAGCAGCaacacacataaccacagactatttgaaatcttgttttttttcatcagtgattcactactctccagaaaaagttacaaaatacacagattcCCTTCATTTAGCACCAGTTACTCCTGATCAGCATCACttcaaactacaagaactgtgtcagaacaccgtttcccacaatgcagtgttttgtagtcctcaaggctttaggcgtgtttgagatcccccggcgctgcgcagatcgcctggattgcggtgcatgttgattggtttcttgcactgacgtcaaatgtgcgccgtcacgaagtatcgcgagaaaggggcgggttcaaggcgccttcctaagccagcgcagccagaaaataggtactgcgctggctacaagacaatgcattgtgggaaactgtgtccacacagttcttgtagttccgtatgaaataactggcgctaaatgaaggacttcggtgtatttttttactttttctggaaggtagtgaatcactgatgaaaaaataaacaagatttcaaataatctgtggttatatttgttattgttgtctctaaaacctaactttaatttatttttatttatttatttgggacagtgcacatgcaatgaatcccGTGGCTATTTTATCAAcaattttactctaaaatatgttaaaaaataatataaaagacccaacagcacaaatcatactaggaggagtaGCATATTAACTTTCAGCCGATTGGTAAGGACAtcccccaactccttgatctcgtacagtctcgccgttcgccctcatctcaggcgcctttccccgccccctccagcagcagcttagtctcgccgacgatgcaggcgaggcgctggggatctcaaacacaccttttgtgttttgtggctgcgctggcttaggaaggtgccttgaacccgcccctttctagCGATACTTCATGACGGGACACACGTGACGTCggtgcaagaaactaaccagcatTCACCACAGtgcaggcgatctgcgcagcgctgCGTCCGCCATGGCCATCTCAAACACGTTTACGAACGCGCTCATGTAGCGAAATAAAAACGCGCCCACGCGAGGAACCAGCAACGCGCCCCTGCAGCTTTACAAAAAGCCCCTGATATCTCACACATGTATTGAAACATGTGTTgacactaaaatattaaaacgcaaaatttacacacaaatattcCAAAAGTTCACAGGTTCAAACCCACACAGAgtctcatttctaacatgttGTGTGTCTTCGTTCCTTTTCCtctctttaaccctttgaccTTTTCCTGGGGTTCACCCTGGAGCCGGGCGGTTGCCTTGGCCTCTCTCGTTCGGCCACATGTGGCGCTCTGATTCTCTGCAGGAGTGGATGTTGTTCTCGGCGCTGGAGTTAAGTGCTCATTAGTGATTCAATTGCAGTGGATGGCAGAGTAGTGGGTGGGTATTAAGTGCCTCCGCCACCAGAAGCGACTGATCTTTCAGTAATGAGCCTCCACCTGCAGGCACGTTTGCCGCTCCCCTCCCAGCACATGCACAACATTTTctggtgtttgttttcctccttaTTAACATGTTCGTGCCCTCTGTGCTGCTCTGTCTTAGGGCTATTGTAGCtttttcctcacaaaaacatgaaacagagAAACACATTTATGCCTGAGACCCAAAACAAGAGTGTGAATGTCGACGTGGAATCAAAGCTGTAACATCTCAGGAACCACGACTAGGTTGGATTTAAACAATTCgcaaagaaacttaaaaagctTCAAGAAGAACAGTTTAAGTTTGAATTTTTGCAAAGTTGAACCttaaattttgaattatttcttgtagttttaagttaaaatagtCATAATTTTCTATCCATCTGgattactgttttattttttcagtttcgtCTTTCCAGCTGCAgtgaggatttatttatttaaaaacagatatttgaATGCAGCGACTTCATCTTTATCAAACCAAAGTAACATGTTTAAAGGGATTTTACTGAGCCTCTGTgtgttttcttgaaatgtttttctgaaactGATGAAGAAGCATCCGAAATGGAGGATTTTgtacggagagaaaatagactcactggatttgtgtgtgcgtaattcttgactTGCGAATTGTGTCTGCCTGTCTGTGTGTAACTGTGAATTCACATGTTCACAAATATAAATGACGcattgggag harbors:
- the hrob gene encoding homologous recombination OB-fold protein gives rise to the protein DSSSCTHTEWLPAQASWRAVQPPGSAFTSAPRNSSSSTHAACPLPAARRKAEVCFTLETCRLGGLFSLDEDFDDEDVLGTDWSAGSTSKAASVVATEQEESRGSPPPACDGTISSTLRTAAQNPALGLRQIPSTSRVLRPPLVSPNNSQQDLASQNHTNPKSFQRSSPDLEDFDDWDVDFADLDEFDRSTKPPPPPPPPAEPSSSTKTLRPSALRSNAPPDRTFGEHRTSGLPGSTAAPRSLPAPSHPPQTPAVLRSLTGPSHPPQTPAVLRSLAGPSHPPQTPGTSPASSSFSRILPNPQQTHKPWTTPRASPQARGLFETVSPSVPASPHSPHPLHTPILTNRLVQLVSASSKLPKKRPRSESRQPRTRRFPGPAGLLPQQPQGQNLDQIVVSVPQTPAHGAAARPPSQASCSQTEEEEFSAGGWAAMKAEMGLDERNPSCFLHSYSVVMVLRKAALKQLARNKVPNMAVLLKSIIHTNADAKAVFRDPTGEMQGTVHRRLLEERAEELKVGAVLLLKQVGVFSPSHRNHYLNVTPNNLLRIYAPDGVAASSTRLPPLDLESPPTRTPSVRREALSQMQLVFDEEDDEGERGAGGSAGPPAKSHTEIKTSFSSGGAPQEHAGNAVLQDGGWDADDDLDELLGALPEDACSL